From Sphingomonas hengshuiensis, one genomic window encodes:
- a CDS encoding nitrilase-related carbon-nitrogen hydrolase produces MSQSLKAAIVQQYSVPLAIGEGMARVTRATKDAIELGAKVIAFGEHFVGGAPAWLRHHAPATLWEHPGTRDLHALLLAQALRGDDPRFQPLQWAVDIAGVIVSFGGYERVRGSLYSTQFLLRPKAPVLRHRKLMLAPGEPLLLGTGDGSTLGVHTAPWGSIGQLAAAEHWMPLARAAMHHAGETVHVAAWPALDDIALLASTHYAYEGRCFVLAAGTLLTRHDLVHGYARAGGGDGPGLALLAALPEGALQQGNSAIIAPDGVTLAQAGDRPVILTADLDLGDVDRGLGTMDMAGAQSRPDMFELRVDRRPRTGIVDIEDSAGESAAA; encoded by the coding sequence ATGAGCCAAAGCCTGAAGGCAGCGATCGTACAGCAATATTCGGTTCCGCTCGCGATCGGCGAGGGGATGGCGCGCGTGACTCGCGCGACCAAGGACGCGATCGAGCTGGGCGCGAAAGTGATCGCGTTCGGCGAGCATTTCGTCGGCGGCGCCCCCGCCTGGCTCCGCCACCACGCCCCCGCGACACTGTGGGAGCATCCGGGCACGCGCGATCTCCACGCGCTGCTGCTGGCACAGGCGCTGCGCGGCGACGACCCCCGGTTCCAGCCGCTGCAATGGGCGGTCGATATCGCCGGGGTGATCGTGTCGTTCGGCGGATACGAGCGCGTGCGCGGCAGCCTGTACAGCACCCAGTTCCTGCTCCGGCCCAAGGCGCCGGTGCTGCGCCACCGCAAGCTGATGCTCGCGCCGGGCGAACCGCTGTTGCTGGGCACCGGCGACGGGTCGACGCTGGGCGTCCACACCGCGCCCTGGGGCAGCATCGGCCAGCTTGCCGCCGCCGAGCATTGGATGCCGCTGGCGCGCGCGGCGATGCACCATGCGGGGGAGACGGTGCATGTCGCCGCCTGGCCCGCGCTCGACGACATCGCGCTGCTCGCCTCGACGCATTATGCCTATGAGGGGCGGTGCTTCGTGCTGGCGGCGGGGACGCTGCTGACGCGGCACGACCTGGTCCATGGCTATGCGCGCGCCGGCGGCGGCGATGGGCCGGGCCTGGCGCTGCTCGCGGCCTTGCCCGAAGGCGCGCTCCAGCAGGGCAACAGCGCGATCATCGCCCCGGACGGAGTCACGCTGGCGCAGGCGGGGGACCGGCCGGTGATCCTGACCGCCGATCTCGACCTGGGCGATGTCGATCGCGGGCTCGGCACGATGGACATGGCAGGCGCCCAGTCGCGACCCGATATGTTCGAACTGCGCGTCGACCGCCGCCCGCGCACCGGGATCGTCGATATCGAGGATTCGGCGGGCGAATCGGCGGCGGCATAG
- the era gene encoding GTPase Era: MTQSPPQRCGLIAVLGAPNAGKSTLVNALVGQKVAIVSPKAQTTRARLMGIAIQNEAQLLLVDTPGIFTPERRLDRAMVAAAWEGTDGADAIALVVDAKAGIGPKVHAVIESLAGRSEPKLLILNKVDLADKPRLLGHAAKLNEAVAFDETFFVSAATGDGVPELKAALAARLPEGPWHFPEDQVSDATERMIAAEVTREQLYLQLHAELPYASAVDTEKYSERPDGSVEIHQQILVARETQRAIVLGKGGTRIKEIGARARAELSRIMGVPVHLYLHVKVRPGWQDDRSLYREIGLDWVE, from the coding sequence ATGACCCAATCCCCTCCCCAACGCTGCGGCCTGATCGCGGTTCTCGGTGCGCCCAATGCGGGCAAGTCGACCCTCGTCAATGCGCTGGTCGGCCAGAAGGTCGCGATCGTCAGCCCCAAGGCGCAGACCACCCGCGCCCGGTTGATGGGCATCGCCATCCAGAACGAGGCCCAGCTCCTGCTGGTCGATACGCCCGGCATCTTCACCCCCGAACGCCGGCTCGACCGCGCGATGGTCGCCGCCGCGTGGGAGGGCACCGACGGCGCCGACGCGATCGCGCTGGTGGTCGATGCCAAGGCCGGGATCGGGCCGAAGGTCCATGCCGTGATCGAGTCGCTCGCCGGGCGGAGCGAGCCCAAGCTGCTGATCCTCAACAAGGTCGACCTGGCCGACAAGCCGCGCCTGCTGGGCCATGCCGCCAAGCTGAACGAGGCGGTGGCGTTCGACGAGACCTTCTTCGTCTCCGCCGCGACCGGCGACGGCGTGCCCGAACTGAAGGCCGCACTCGCCGCGCGCCTGCCCGAGGGGCCGTGGCATTTCCCCGAGGACCAGGTCTCCGACGCGACCGAGCGGATGATCGCCGCCGAAGTCACCCGCGAGCAGCTCTATCTCCAGCTCCACGCCGAGCTCCCCTATGCCAGCGCGGTCGACACCGAGAAATATTCGGAGCGCCCCGACGGCTCGGTCGAAATCCACCAGCAGATCCTGGTCGCGCGCGAAACCCAGCGCGCGATCGTGCTGGGCAAGGGCGGCACCCGCATCAAGGAAATCGGCGCCCGCGCCCGTGCCGAGCTGAGCCGGATCATGGGCGTTCCCGTCCACCTCTATCTTCACGTCAAAGTAAGGCCCGGCTGGCAGGATGACCGCTCGCTTTACCGTGAGATAGGGTTGGACTGGGTCGAATGA
- a CDS encoding bifunctional riboflavin kinase/FAD synthetase: MERLDSGSAVPARLRGAIVALGNFDGFHLGHQAVVGRAIERARARGRPAIVATFDPHPQRYFRPDSEPFRLTTLDQRQRLFAEAGADAMLVLHFDAALAALGARGFAESRLVAEIGAGGVVTGDDFTFGRGREGDVSMLAALGAELGFTADVVPAVTLDGATISSSRIRELLREGQPRAAAALLTRPFAVQGVVEHGAKLGRTLGYPTANLRLANYLRPAYGVYAVRGRLGDGRILDGVANLGIRPSIDPPIELLESFFFDFSGDLYGQVIEVALIEYLRPEAKFDSMDAMTVQMDADSVAARAALLG; encoded by the coding sequence ATGGAGCGGCTGGACAGCGGCTCGGCGGTTCCGGCGCGGCTGCGCGGGGCGATCGTCGCGCTGGGCAATTTTGATGGATTTCATCTGGGGCACCAGGCGGTGGTGGGCCGTGCGATCGAACGCGCGCGTGCCCGGGGGCGCCCGGCGATCGTCGCGACCTTCGATCCGCATCCCCAGCGCTATTTCCGGCCCGACAGCGAGCCTTTCCGGCTGACCACGCTCGACCAGCGGCAGCGGCTGTTCGCCGAGGCCGGCGCCGATGCGATGCTGGTGCTGCATTTCGACGCAGCGCTGGCGGCGCTGGGCGCGCGCGGCTTTGCCGAGTCGCGGCTGGTGGCGGAGATCGGCGCGGGCGGCGTGGTGACGGGCGACGACTTCACCTTTGGCCGGGGGCGCGAGGGCGATGTCTCTATGCTCGCCGCTTTGGGGGCGGAGCTGGGCTTCACGGCGGACGTGGTGCCGGCGGTGACGCTGGACGGCGCGACCATCTCCTCCAGCCGCATCCGCGAACTGCTCCGCGAGGGCCAGCCGCGCGCGGCGGCGGCGCTGCTGACCCGGCCCTTTGCGGTTCAGGGCGTGGTCGAGCATGGCGCGAAGCTGGGGCGGACTTTGGGCTATCCGACCGCGAACCTGCGCCTCGCCAATTATCTGCGCCCGGCGTACGGCGTTTACGCGGTGCGCGGGCGGCTGGGCGACGGGCGCATCCTCGACGGCGTCGCCAATCTGGGCATCCGCCCGAGCATCGACCCGCCGATCGAATTGCTGGAGAGTTTCTTCTTCGACTTTTCCGGGGATCTGTATGGGCAGGTGATCGAAGTGGCGTTGATCGAGTATCTCCGCCCGGAGGCGAAGTTCGACAGCATGGACGCGATGACGGTGCAGATGGATGCCGATTCGGTGGCGGCTCGGGCGGCTTTGCTGGGTTGA
- a CDS encoding tryptophan-rich sensory protein: protein MATGFAAARGQGTIVNIVAFVAAALIGNALVFATGSAGGPPPPGSEGLLPPGPVVGAVWLVQFALMGVARAWVLRDGGAGEWRGWLPVAIGVICLAFPVYTAGLSDPAAGAVGTVVTLVVVVIAMLAIGQSSSRAAWALVPLACWLGYVAGVYYLT, encoded by the coding sequence ATGGCAACCGGATTCGCCGCCGCGCGCGGCCAGGGGACGATCGTGAACATCGTCGCGTTCGTCGCCGCCGCGCTGATCGGCAACGCGCTGGTCTTCGCCACCGGATCAGCGGGCGGCCCGCCGCCGCCGGGCTCCGAGGGGCTGTTGCCGCCGGGGCCCGTGGTCGGCGCAGTGTGGCTGGTCCAGTTCGCGCTGATGGGCGTGGCCCGCGCCTGGGTGCTGCGCGATGGCGGCGCGGGCGAATGGCGCGGCTGGCTGCCGGTGGCGATCGGGGTGATCTGCCTGGCGTTCCCGGTCTATACCGCCGGGTTGTCCGATCCGGCGGCGGGGGCGGTGGGGACGGTGGTTACTTTGGTGGTGGTGGTGATCGCGATGCTGGCAATCGGCCAAAGCTCGTCGCGCGCGGCATGGGCGCTGGTGCCTTTGGCGTGCTGGCTGGGCTATGTGGCTGGGGTGTATTATCTGACGTGA